tttaaTGGTTTTGAATGTTTAATAAATGTGTATATTCTTTTTAGGTATGTTTGTTTTAATAGAGTTAAATGGAAAAcgaaaatgaaatgaattaaaCACAGTAGCTCACCAATAATGAGAAAGCTGCCACATGACAGATTAACACTTCTCCATTTGTTCCATTTCTACCATATTGTTAAACCTATTAAATGCCTTTGAATATatcttgataatttttttttttataaaactataGTATAAAAAACAATAGGTTAGTAGCATGTACAAAAAACAATCAGGAGGTGGTAAAAATGTTAGTCAAcagtaattttttaattcaaattttaagtttGAATTCTAGTGGTACAAAGTCAcgtaataatagttttgaaattGCTATCATAAAAAGGACACAAATCATTATTACTGCCAAGCCAATCTATGAGCTTCACAATTATTAAAGTACAATCACCTAtcgagaaaaatattatatcttttaaaaaaaaccatTATTATGTATAGTCAATGTATAATTTCCACGATAGTTATGACTATGTAGTACACTTATAACTTCAAAATTCTGATGAAATTCGATGCGATAATACAGGTATGATAACATCCTATTTTCAGAAACCAAGCAACTAGGGTATGTTATGCATGGATGTTTGGTTGTATACAAGActccaaaattttattaaatacatTTTCATGACGACTCTGCTGGGAAAGAAAGAGCCCCCATTATTGCAAGAGCTAAATTAGAACACATAACACTCAGCTAGCTAGCTAGCTATTATACTAAGAATGGTGATGTTGGCTTCTGAAACTCCCAAGAAAAGAAGCCATAGATACGTCAGATAAAGGTTAAGCTGGGGAGAACGCGTTGCACAATGACTTGTATGCAGTGACACAAGTTTTGAATTTCTCTTCTGCTGCTGCCTGCACAAATTCAATGACTCGTCTCGTGAGGAGGACTCCAAGAATACGAATGAGTAGCTAAATTCCAAAACAAGGTTTCAAGAAAGGAACCAGATAGGCTATTGTAAGTTGTCACGTAGGAGGACAAACAGAAAGTGTAAAGCTAACCTGTGAAGGGCCTTGATGTTTATCAGGATGCCACTTTAATGCTGATAAGCGGAAACTACAAGGACAATAATAGTGTTTACATTAGTCTTCAATATAATCGAGTATGGAGAGCACAAAACTACTAGAACTTACGCATTCTTGACATCCTCAATCTTCAGAGGACCTCTTGGGGGCAAACCGAGAATTGTTCTTTCTGAGGAAGAACCTATATGACACGATTCATATTTGGATTCTGTATGTGTCTCGTTTTCAGTTTCATTATCCCATCTGTAATGCCTTTGTTCTGACCAGTCTGTTTCTTGTCTTCGGGAGAACATATCTTCAAAAGTAGATGATTTACCAGGCCTAAAAGACCAAGTGTACCACTTATCACCAAAAGTTGCTTCGAATACTGATTCAGGATATTCATCGAATTCTTCATATAATCTCCGTTTCTTCATTTTTCCTAAAAACGAATAATTAACGGTCAATGAAGGCTACCTACATCCTTCAATAAGCTCAGTAT
The DNA window shown above is from Solanum lycopersicum chromosome 11, SLM_r2.1 and carries:
- the LOC101263069 gene encoding uncharacterized protein, with the protein product MQVIPKWRNVLILKNSLIQSTRIVSSTQSQNTHLSSFHSTSICFEKWKNKWNSDFRGSQQPTKNYIRYETRQKRADSKKALKNLLFYGASGNSFENESSTINDRWDMDRDDRSEKKSEYKSAARLRDRSRRRMRKMKKRRLYEEFDEYPESVFEATFGDKWYTWSFRPGKSSTFEDMFSRRQETDWSEQRHYRWDNETENETHTESKYESCHIGSSSERTILGLPPRGPLKIEDVKNAFRLSALKWHPDKHQGPSQAAAEEKFKTCVTAYKSLCNAFSPA